One window from the genome of Solea solea chromosome 13, fSolSol10.1, whole genome shotgun sequence encodes:
- the mettl6 gene encoding tRNA N(3)-methylcytidine methyltransferase METTL6 isoform X1, with product MELTEDAKCDIKETPSREEVESKDETSPCRSEQTKTSVARLLTPEEMEKSSGEQTLVSGFKQMKLEKEAQKNWDLFYKRNTTNFFKDRHWTTREFEELKAYREFESQRLVLLEAGCGVGNCIFPLLEDDLNIFVYACDFSPRAVEFVKQNALYCPERCCTFQCDLTKDDLRTNVPEDGVDVVMLIFVLSAVHPEKMKLALQNISRVLKPGGVVLFRDYGLHDHAMLRFKSGNKLGENFYVRQDGTRSYFFSKEFLAELFEDTGFQTVANDYVLRETVNKKEGICVPRVFLQSKFTKPGPSHGS from the exons ATGGAACTGACAGAAGatgcaaaatgtgacattaaagaAACACCATCTCGAGAAGAAGTGGAGTCGAAAGACGAAACTTCCCCTTGTCGctcagaacaaacaaaaacttccGTCGCCAGGCTTTTAACACCGGAGGAGATGGAGAAATCGAGCGGGGAGCAGACACTGGTGTCCGGCTTCAAACAGATGAAGCTGGAGAAAGAAGCGCAGAAGAACTGGGACTTGTTTTACAAAAGGAACACGACGAATTTCTTCAAGGACAGACACTGGACCACCAGAGAGTTTGAGGAGCTCAAAGCGTACAGAGAG TTTGAATCCCAGAGGTTGGTGCTGCTGGAAGCTGGCTGTGGTGTGGGAAACTGCATCTTCCCGCTGCTTGAGGACGACCTGAACATCTTTGTTTATGCCTGTGACTTCTCACCAAGAGCTGTTGAATTTGTAAAA CAAAATGCTCTGTACTGCCCGGAGCGTTGCTGTACCTTCCAGTGTGATTTAACTAAAGATGACCTGAGAACGAATGTGCCAGAAGACGGCGTGGACGTTGTCATGCTTATCTTTGTTCTGTCCGCCGTCCATCCTGAGAAGATGAAGCTGGCTCTGCAGAACATTAGCAGG GTGCTGAAGCCTGGTGGTGTTGTCTTGTTTCGGGACTACGGCCTGCACGATCACGCCATGCTCCGATTCAAATCTGGCAACAAGCTGGGGGAGAACTTCTATGTACGTCAAGACGGAACCAGGTCCTACTTCTTCTCCAAAG AGTTCCTGGCTGAGCTCTTTGAAGACACTGGCTTCCAAACGGTTGCCAATGACTACGTCTTGAGAGAGACGGTCAACAAAAAGGAGGGGATCTGTGTTCCCAGGGTGTTTCTGCAAAGCAAATTCACAAAGCCTGGTCCATCGCATGGTTCCTGA
- the eaf1 gene encoding ELL-associated factor 1 gives MNGSTNPLLDKEEHVLKLGESFEKRPKSSFHTIRYDFKPASIDTSCEGELQVGKGDEVTITLPHIPGSTPPMTVFKGNKRPYQKDCVLIINHDTGEFVLEKLSSSIQVKKTRAEGSSKIQARIEQQSVRSSQPSSQFRAPTKPGTGVKTSPSPSKDNPSPEPQLDDIKRELRAEVDMIEEMSSSGSSSSSDSASASGSGDDSSDGEHDAPRPLSQTSPSCQPVANGGADWQQGNNQLMNTLRNDLQLSESGSDSDDD, from the exons ATGAACGGAAGCACGAACCCGCTGCTGGACAAAGAGGAGCATGTTTTGAAGCTCGGAGAAAGCTTCGAGAAGAGGCCAAAATCTTCATTTCACACCATCAGAT ATGACTTTAAACCAGCATCGATTGACACAAGCTGCGAGGGAGAGCTACAAGTTGGGAAAGGAGATGAAGTTACCATCACGTTACCTCACATTCCG GGATCCACGCCTCCGATGACCGTGTTCAAAGGAAACAAGCGCCCGTACCAGAAGGACTGCGTGCTCATCATAAACCACGACACCGGGGAATTTGTCCTGGAGAAGCTGAGCAGCAGCATCCAGGTCAAGAAAACCAG ggcAGAGGGCAGCAGTAAGATTCAAGCCCGGATCGAACAGCAATCGGTGCGATCCAGTCAGCCAAGCTCTCAGTTTAGGGCCCCCACCAAGCCCGGAACCGGGGTCAAGACTTCGCCATCCCCTTCCAAGGATAATCCGTCACCAGAGCCGCAGCTCGATGACATCAAAAGAG AGCTGCGAGCAGAGGTGGACATGATTGAGGAGatgagcagcagcggcagcagcagctcctcagacTCGGCGAGCGCCTCGGGGAGCGGTGACGACAGCAGCGACGGCGAACACGACGCCCCGCGACCGCTCAGTCAGACCTCGCCCAGCTGCCAGCCTGTGGCCAACGGAGGAGCCGACTGGCAGCAGGGCAACAACCAGCTCATGAATACGCTCA GAAATGATCTCCAGCTCAGTGAATCAGgcagtgacagtgatgatgactGA
- the mettl6 gene encoding tRNA N(3)-methylcytidine methyltransferase METTL6 isoform X2, with protein MDTKRAKRLLTPEEMEKSSGEQTLVSGFKQMKLEKEAQKNWDLFYKRNTTNFFKDRHWTTREFEELKAYREFESQRLVLLEAGCGVGNCIFPLLEDDLNIFVYACDFSPRAVEFVKQNALYCPERCCTFQCDLTKDDLRTNVPEDGVDVVMLIFVLSAVHPEKMKLALQNISRVLKPGGVVLFRDYGLHDHAMLRFKSGNKLGENFYVRQDGTRSYFFSKEFLAELFEDTGFQTVANDYVLRETVNKKEGICVPRVFLQSKFTKPGPSHGS; from the exons ATGGACACTAAACGTGCAAAGAG GCTTTTAACACCGGAGGAGATGGAGAAATCGAGCGGGGAGCAGACACTGGTGTCCGGCTTCAAACAGATGAAGCTGGAGAAAGAAGCGCAGAAGAACTGGGACTTGTTTTACAAAAGGAACACGACGAATTTCTTCAAGGACAGACACTGGACCACCAGAGAGTTTGAGGAGCTCAAAGCGTACAGAGAG TTTGAATCCCAGAGGTTGGTGCTGCTGGAAGCTGGCTGTGGTGTGGGAAACTGCATCTTCCCGCTGCTTGAGGACGACCTGAACATCTTTGTTTATGCCTGTGACTTCTCACCAAGAGCTGTTGAATTTGTAAAA CAAAATGCTCTGTACTGCCCGGAGCGTTGCTGTACCTTCCAGTGTGATTTAACTAAAGATGACCTGAGAACGAATGTGCCAGAAGACGGCGTGGACGTTGTCATGCTTATCTTTGTTCTGTCCGCCGTCCATCCTGAGAAGATGAAGCTGGCTCTGCAGAACATTAGCAGG GTGCTGAAGCCTGGTGGTGTTGTCTTGTTTCGGGACTACGGCCTGCACGATCACGCCATGCTCCGATTCAAATCTGGCAACAAGCTGGGGGAGAACTTCTATGTACGTCAAGACGGAACCAGGTCCTACTTCTTCTCCAAAG AGTTCCTGGCTGAGCTCTTTGAAGACACTGGCTTCCAAACGGTTGCCAATGACTACGTCTTGAGAGAGACGGTCAACAAAAAGGAGGGGATCTGTGTTCCCAGGGTGTTTCTGCAAAGCAAATTCACAAAGCCTGGTCCATCGCATGGTTCCTGA